A part of Olleya sp. Bg11-27 genomic DNA contains:
- a CDS encoding thermonuclease family protein — protein sequence MSKLWLSSLLLIILLCSFTLNSKVKPTILTGKVIGIMDGDTFKLLTKDTTTVKIRLANIDCPEKKQPFSTNAKRFVSQAIFNKNVTVQILKKDRYRRLIANVFYGDSINLNHQLVKNGLAWHYVKYSKDTLLQSLEDSAKKNRLGLWQELNAISPWQWRANKKEASRLKKLNKNKD from the coding sequence ATGTCTAAACTCTGGCTATCCTCATTATTGCTTATCATTTTATTATGTTCATTTACTCTGAATAGTAAAGTTAAACCAACAATACTAACAGGTAAAGTAATAGGTATTATGGATGGAGACACATTTAAGCTTTTGACCAAAGACACTACAACTGTAAAAATAAGATTAGCAAACATAGATTGCCCAGAAAAAAAGCAACCTTTTTCTACAAATGCTAAGCGCTTTGTTTCGCAAGCCATTTTTAATAAAAATGTTACCGTTCAAATATTAAAAAAAGATAGATATAGACGTTTAATAGCTAATGTGTTTTATGGAGATTCTATAAATCTTAATCATCAATTGGTTAAAAACGGATTGGCATGGCATTATGTAAAATATTCTAAGGATACTCTCTTGCAAAGTTTAGAGGATAGTGCTAAAAAAAACAGGTTGGGCTTATGGCAAGAGCTAAATGCTATTTCGCCATGGCAATGGAGAGCTAATAAAAAAGAAGCATCTAGATTAAAAAAACTAAATAAAAATAAGGACTAA
- a CDS encoding NYN domain-containing protein — protein MDIKLAVLIDGDNIPSAYVKEMMEEIAKYGNPTIKRIYGDWTKPNLNKWKSLLLENAITPIQQYGYTTGKNATDSAMIIDAMDILYSEKVDGFCLVSSDSDFTRLATRLREAGMKVYGIGEKKTPNPFIVACDKFIYIEILKNVAEENTSETTTKSSGTKNNYDTITTKEIKFITSTIDDVSDDDGWAFLGDVGSLLQKKQPNFDSRNYGFQKLTPLIKSISTFEIERREASKGRTKLIYVRIKRGKK, from the coding sequence ATGGATATAAAATTAGCAGTACTTATTGATGGAGATAATATACCATCTGCTTATGTAAAAGAGATGATGGAGGAAATTGCTAAATATGGTAACCCAACTATAAAGCGTATTTATGGAGATTGGACCAAGCCAAACCTGAACAAATGGAAAAGTTTGTTGTTAGAAAATGCTATTACGCCAATACAACAATACGGGTATACAACAGGTAAAAATGCTACGGATTCTGCCATGATTATTGATGCTATGGATATTTTATATTCAGAAAAAGTAGATGGCTTCTGCTTGGTTTCTAGTGACAGCGATTTTACGCGTCTTGCTACGCGTTTACGTGAAGCAGGCATGAAAGTGTATGGTATTGGTGAAAAGAAGACTCCAAACCCTTTTATAGTGGCCTGTGATAAGTTTATTTATATCGAAATTCTTAAAAATGTTGCAGAAGAGAATACCTCGGAAACTACAACTAAATCTTCTGGCACTAAAAACAACTACGATACCATTACTACAAAAGAAATTAAGTTTATCACATCAACTATAGATGATGTTTCAGATGATGATGGTTGGGCCTTTTTAGGTGATGTTGGAAGTTTATTACAAAAGAAACAACCTAATTTTGATTCTAGAAATTATGGTTTCCAAAAGTTAACCCCTTTAATAAAGTCTATTTCTACGTTTGAAATCGAGAGACGTGAAGCTTCTAAAGGGCGAACAAAATTGATTTATGTGCGTATCAAACGAGGTAAAAAATAA
- a CDS encoding Crp/Fnr family transcriptional regulator, with product MVNIREYIEKTVSISDADWQLFSSKLKNRIFKKKTTILDVGETENYISFIEEGIARFLIPKQEEKKDLTFGFCFKNEFVSAYDSFLTKKPSLYKLQALTDISMWSISYQDLQEVYEKSFAGNVIGRLSSERLFLIKSKREQSLLNESAETRYLNLFTERPNLIKEIPLKYIASYIGVTPQALSRIRKRIS from the coding sequence ATGGTAAACATTAGAGAATATATAGAAAAAACGGTCTCCATTTCTGATGCAGATTGGCAGTTGTTTTCTTCTAAATTAAAAAATAGAATCTTCAAAAAAAAGACCACTATTTTAGATGTTGGAGAGACGGAAAACTATATCTCATTTATAGAAGAAGGTATTGCGCGCTTTTTAATTCCGAAACAAGAAGAAAAGAAAGATTTAACTTTTGGTTTTTGTTTTAAAAACGAATTTGTTAGTGCGTATGATTCATTTCTTACTAAAAAACCATCACTTTACAAATTGCAAGCGCTAACAGATATTTCCATGTGGAGTATTTCATATCAAGATTTACAGGAAGTATATGAGAAAAGTTTTGCAGGTAATGTTATTGGTCGCTTGTCTTCAGAGCGTTTATTTTTGATCAAATCAAAACGAGAACAGTCTTTGTTAAATGAGTCTGCAGAAACCCGTTACCTTAATTTATTTACAGAACGTCCCAACTTAATAAAAGAGATTCCGCTGAAGTATATTGCTTCTTATATTGGTGTGACACCACAGGCGTTAAGCCGAATTAGAAAGCGTATTTCTTAA
- a CDS encoding class I SAM-dependent rRNA methyltransferase, producing the protein MIISEAIPSNLKPKRLAVKLTSNGEQYVHQGHPWVFSDSIVKINNDANTGDLAIIFGKRRNAMIGIGLYDANSPIQLKMIYNDTASVVIDAEFFKQKIQTAYAKRLPLLETNTNSYRLLFGENDGFPSLIADVYADVLVVKLYSEIWLPYIHSILESLISISKCKTVVIRLSRGLQQSKTHQLKDGDVVYGTLENEVVQFVEHGVNFSANVIKGHKTGYFLDHRDNRRQVGLFSNGKTVLDVFSYAGGFSVHALANGATEVTSLDISAQALEIAKQNGELNTYSGIHHTIADDAFKALKHLVKKGVVFDVVVIDPPSFAKQQTEIDLAKKKYAQLAQLGEQLTAKKGLLVLASCSSRVTAQAFYDINIATLSSTKRTFKTIKNTQHDTDHPIGFPEGAYLKCGYYRFD; encoded by the coding sequence ATGATAATTTCTGAAGCAATACCATCCAACTTAAAGCCAAAACGATTAGCAGTAAAACTAACGTCTAATGGGGAACAATATGTACATCAAGGACATCCTTGGGTGTTTTCAGATAGTATAGTTAAGATTAATAATGATGCTAATACAGGAGATTTAGCTATTATTTTCGGAAAGCGAAGAAATGCCATGATTGGCATCGGGCTATATGATGCCAATTCGCCTATCCAATTGAAAATGATTTATAATGATACAGCATCTGTGGTAATTGATGCTGAGTTTTTTAAGCAAAAAATTCAAACTGCTTACGCAAAGCGCTTACCGTTATTAGAAACCAATACTAATAGTTATCGCTTATTATTTGGCGAAAATGATGGTTTTCCGTCGTTAATAGCAGATGTTTATGCCGATGTATTGGTGGTTAAATTGTATTCAGAAATTTGGTTACCCTACATACATTCTATTTTAGAAAGTTTAATAAGTATTTCAAAATGTAAAACAGTTGTTATCCGATTAAGTCGCGGTTTACAACAATCCAAAACACACCAATTAAAGGATGGCGATGTAGTTTATGGGACACTTGAAAACGAGGTTGTTCAGTTTGTAGAGCATGGCGTTAATTTTTCGGCAAATGTTATAAAAGGACATAAAACAGGTTACTTCTTAGATCACAGAGATAATAGAAGACAAGTTGGTCTGTTTAGTAATGGTAAAACAGTTTTAGATGTTTTTAGTTACGCGGGGGGATTCTCCGTGCATGCTTTAGCTAATGGAGCTACAGAGGTAACTAGTTTAGATATTAGTGCACAAGCATTAGAAATTGCAAAACAAAATGGAGAACTAAATACGTATTCAGGAATACATCATACCATTGCGGACGATGCTTTTAAAGCTTTAAAGCATTTGGTGAAAAAAGGAGTTGTTTTTGATGTTGTAGTTATTGATCCACCAAGTTTTGCGAAGCAGCAAACAGAAATAGATTTAGCCAAGAAAAAATATGCGCAATTAGCACAGTTAGGAGAGCAATTAACCGCAAAAAAAGGGTTGTTAGTATTGGCGTCTTGTTCTAGTCGAGTAACAGCACAGGCATTTTACGATATTAACATAGCAACACTATCTAGTACAAAAAGAACTTTTAAAACTATTAAAAACACACAGCATGATACGGATCATCCTATTGGATTCCCTGAAGGTGCCTATTTAAAATGTGGATATTATCGTTTTGATTAG
- a CDS encoding response regulator transcription factor, with amino-acid sequence MFKKVLISDDLGSINQGVLTVLDSLSITNIKQVQYCDDAYLKIKKASLDGVPFDLVVTDLSFVADHREQTYNSGEDLVKALKKDYPEIKIIVYSVEDRLQKVRALVNTYQANAYVCKGRRGLIELNKAITTVYNNEQYVSPQVQQALSPKTNLEIDDYDIELIRLLSTGLSQGQIATHLKAQNLLPNSVSSLEKRLNKLRIQFKARNAIHLVTIVKDLGLF; translated from the coding sequence ATGTTTAAAAAAGTTTTGATTTCGGATGACTTAGGAAGTATCAATCAAGGGGTGTTAACCGTTTTAGATAGCTTGTCTATTACTAATATAAAACAAGTACAATATTGCGATGACGCGTATTTAAAAATTAAAAAAGCCAGTTTGGATGGGGTGCCTTTTGATTTGGTAGTAACGGATTTATCATTTGTAGCAGATCATAGGGAGCAAACCTATAACTCTGGAGAAGATTTGGTAAAGGCTTTAAAAAAAGACTATCCAGAAATAAAAATCATCGTTTATTCTGTAGAAGATCGTTTGCAAAAAGTAAGAGCTTTGGTTAATACATATCAAGCTAATGCTTATGTCTGTAAGGGGAGACGTGGTTTAATCGAGCTTAATAAGGCCATAACGACAGTTTATAATAACGAGCAATATGTGTCTCCGCAAGTGCAACAGGCACTAAGCCCAAAAACCAATTTAGAGATTGACGACTACGATATAGAATTAATCCGATTATTGTCTACTGGATTATCTCAGGGCCAGATTGCAACACACTTAAAAGCTCAAAATTTGTTACCCAATAGTGTCAGTTCCTTAGAAAAACGTCTGAATAAGTTACGGATCCAATTTAAAGCTAGAAATGCAATACATTTAGTAACTATAGTTAAAGATTTGGGGTTATTTTAA
- a CDS encoding acyl-CoA desaturase, whose translation MTIIIFIIILWYTGLFFQTFFLHRYAAHQTYTMSKVTERVCFVLTWVFQGSNYLSAYGYGVMHRMHHAYADTEKDPHSPKYDSNLFTMMWRTKNIYQDINKKRIAVADKFTKNVPQWKAFDKIASSRISRLSWAAAYIVFFIVFATAWWQWLLLPIAFFMAPIHGVIINWFAHIYGYRNFKVSDTSKNLLPIDILMMGEGYHNNHHSHSGRANFGVRWFEIDFTYLIMVVLDKLRIIKIKKTAV comes from the coding sequence ATGACTATTATAATCTTTATCATTATTTTATGGTACACAGGTTTGTTCTTTCAAACCTTCTTTTTACACCGTTACGCAGCGCACCAAACATATACAATGTCTAAAGTTACAGAACGCGTTTGTTTTGTATTAACGTGGGTATTTCAAGGTTCTAATTATTTAAGTGCTTATGGTTATGGCGTAATGCATAGGATGCATCATGCGTATGCAGATACCGAAAAAGATCCACATTCTCCTAAATACGACAGTAACTTGTTCACGATGATGTGGCGTACCAAAAACATTTATCAAGACATTAATAAAAAGCGTATTGCAGTAGCGGATAAATTTACTAAAAACGTACCACAGTGGAAGGCATTTGATAAAATAGCAAGTTCAAGAATTTCTAGATTATCATGGGCTGCAGCTTATATCGTGTTTTTTATTGTTTTTGCAACCGCTTGGTGGCAATGGTTATTATTGCCAATAGCCTTTTTTATGGCTCCGATCCACGGTGTTATTATTAACTGGTTTGCTCACATTTACGGTTACCGTAATTTTAAGGTTAGTGATACTTCTAAAAATCTATTACCCATTGATATTTTAATGATGGGAGAAGGGTATCATAATAATCACCACTCACATAGTGGACGTGCAAACTTTGGGGTACGCTGGTTTGAAATTGATTTTACTTACTTAATAATGGTTGTTTTAGATAAACTACGTATTATTAAAATTAAGAAAACAGCAGTTTAG
- a CDS encoding tetratricopeptide repeat-containing sensor histidine kinase, whose amino-acid sequence MKLFKYSFLFFVFFMVYKTSFSQQNKDSTAYYVDIIEHVKSSDDLVKAYQFFQNDLKKELNKNNIKRIAYDLLHISIIEYKVGFYYESEVSVVKAIGLIDNEKKVDSYYLRLKAILYNRLGILYKEQRNTTKAIETYKTSFALAETARDSMTLYNNISNVLKEDKQFEKAEVELLKAHSLFDRVNDSTEKARVLDNLGFVKFKLNKAEGYLFMLEGLEIRRLLNNKYNLYASYNHLSNYYKEKKDYNTAKAFALEAFDIANTIKSAAYREDALKLRVNLNDYSVFEAYLRLSDSIKLARQTNLNKFASMKYDYSKSELKSQKEKTKKQQYQFIVVLLSIIGISLFFLLKNKHRKEKLLEIYTTETRISKKVHDEVANDVYQVMTKLQGDIIVKEDVLDDLEQIYTKTRDISKENSAIDVAHDFKELLTDLLLSYKSDQVNVMTKGLSIIEWEVLSDIKKTAVYRILQELMTNMKKHSEATIVVLVFIQKNKKIEISYKDNGVGSVLKKQNGLQNVENRIQSINGTITFDSEINQGFKAFFIV is encoded by the coding sequence ATGAAATTATTTAAATATTCATTCCTCTTTTTTGTTTTTTTTATGGTTTATAAAACCAGTTTTTCTCAACAAAATAAGGATAGCACAGCTTATTATGTTGATATAATAGAACATGTAAAATCTAGTGATGATTTAGTAAAGGCATATCAGTTTTTTCAAAATGATTTAAAAAAAGAATTAAACAAGAACAATATTAAAAGAATAGCCTACGATTTATTACATATATCTATAATAGAATATAAGGTAGGATTTTATTATGAAAGTGAGGTTTCGGTAGTGAAGGCTATAGGATTAATTGATAATGAAAAAAAAGTAGATTCATATTATTTAAGACTTAAAGCTATATTATATAATCGTTTGGGGATTTTATATAAAGAACAACGTAATACCACAAAAGCTATAGAAACATATAAAACGTCTTTTGCTTTAGCAGAAACAGCAAGAGATAGTATGACGCTATATAATAATATATCTAATGTATTAAAAGAGGATAAACAGTTTGAAAAAGCAGAAGTAGAGCTTCTAAAAGCGCATAGTCTGTTTGATAGAGTTAATGATTCAACTGAAAAAGCGAGAGTATTAGATAATTTAGGTTTTGTGAAATTTAAATTAAACAAAGCGGAAGGTTACCTATTCATGTTAGAGGGTTTGGAAATCAGGAGGTTATTGAATAATAAATATAATTTATATGCTAGCTATAACCATTTATCCAATTATTATAAAGAAAAAAAAGATTACAATACAGCGAAGGCATTTGCACTAGAAGCATTCGATATAGCGAATACTATTAAGAGTGCAGCTTACAGAGAAGATGCGCTTAAATTAAGAGTGAATTTAAATGATTATTCTGTTTTTGAAGCATATTTGAGACTAAGTGATAGTATTAAATTAGCTAGGCAAACTAACTTAAATAAATTTGCTTCAATGAAATATGATTACAGTAAAAGTGAACTTAAATCTCAAAAAGAGAAAACTAAAAAACAACAGTATCAATTTATAGTAGTGCTCCTTTCTATTATTGGTATATCCTTATTCTTTTTATTAAAAAACAAACATAGAAAAGAAAAATTACTAGAAATCTATACTACAGAAACTCGCATTTCTAAAAAAGTACATGACGAAGTGGCTAATGATGTTTATCAGGTTATGACAAAACTACAAGGTGATATTATTGTAAAAGAAGATGTTTTGGATGATTTAGAGCAGATTTATACCAAAACTAGAGATATTTCAAAAGAAAATAGTGCCATTGATGTTGCGCACGATTTTAAAGAACTACTTACAGATTTATTATTAAGTTATAAAAGTGATCAAGTCAATGTGATGACCAAAGGACTTTCAATAATAGAGTGGGAAGTGCTTTCGGATATAAAAAAGACAGCAGTTTATAGGATTCTTCAAGAGTTAATGACTAATATGAAAAAACATAGCGAAGCTACAATTGTAGTATTAGTCTTCATCCAAAAAAATAAAAAAATAGAAATAAGTTATAAAGATAATGGTGTTGGAAGTGTGTTAAAAAAACAAAATGGTTTACAAAATGTGGAAAACCGTATTCAGTCTATTAATGGAACAATTACTTTTGACTCAGAAATTAACCAAGGTTTTAAAGCCTTTTTTATAGTTTAA
- a CDS encoding PolC-type DNA polymerase III: protein MGWFKRKIHPEFHNAYAETFKYNSTPLETTRFVVFDTETTGLNTKTDKILSIGCVAITDGIIDVADSFERYLIQSQFNVDTVKIHGILKSGTIIKIEQREAIIQFLDYIKNAVIVAHHAAFDVAMINQALKQMDLPKLKNKVIDTGQLYKKTKYVKNQKHYSLDTLCNTFNIVMHDRHTASGDAYLTALLFLKLSALLKAKKNRALKLRDFLNY, encoded by the coding sequence ATGGGCTGGTTTAAGCGTAAAATACATCCCGAATTTCATAACGCTTACGCGGAAACCTTTAAGTACAATTCCACCCCGTTAGAAACTACTCGATTTGTAGTGTTCGACACAGAAACTACGGGATTAAATACAAAAACAGATAAGATACTGTCTATTGGCTGCGTTGCAATTACAGACGGAATTATAGATGTCGCAGATAGTTTTGAACGTTATCTTATACAAAGCCAGTTTAATGTCGACACTGTCAAAATACATGGGATTTTAAAAAGCGGAACCATTATCAAGATAGAACAACGTGAGGCTATCATTCAATTTTTGGACTATATAAAAAATGCGGTAATAGTAGCACATCACGCTGCTTTTGATGTAGCAATGATCAACCAAGCATTAAAACAAATGGACTTACCTAAGTTAAAAAACAAGGTTATTGATACAGGGCAACTCTACAAAAAAACAAAATACGTCAAAAATCAAAAACACTATAGCTTAGACACACTATGCAACACATTTAATATTGTCATGCACGATCGTCACACTGCTTCTGGAGATGCGTATTTAACTGCTTTACTGTTTTTAAAACTATCTGCATTGCTCAAAGCTAAAAAAAATAGAGCATTGAAATTACGAGATTTTTTAAATTATTAA
- a CDS encoding endonuclease domain-containing protein has protein sequence MKPIHNRKYLEDKRKALRKDLTSVEATLWNHLKQKQLEGRKFRRQHSILNYIVDFYCPKEKLIIELDGGYHLRFEQQLKDYERDEVLNNLGFTIFRIENKFVFEDLDYVLNGIKTCFK, from the coding sequence ATGAAACCCATACATAATCGTAAATACTTAGAAGATAAGAGAAAAGCACTCCGTAAAGATTTGACGTCTGTTGAGGCAACACTATGGAATCATTTAAAACAAAAACAGTTAGAAGGACGCAAATTTAGAAGGCAACATAGTATATTAAATTATATCGTTGATTTTTATTGTCCAAAAGAAAAGTTGATCATTGAGTTGGATGGTGGCTATCATTTGCGTTTTGAACAACAATTAAAAGATTACGAACGTGATGAGGTTTTAAATAATTTGGGATTTACTATTTTCAGAATTGAGAATAAATTTGTTTTTGAAGATCTAGATTATGTGCTTAATGGGATAAAAACTTGTTTTAAATAG
- the acs gene encoding acetate--CoA ligase, whose amino-acid sequence MSNYHIKHLEEYYQVYRKSVRNPESFWEEIAEEHFMWRKKWDNVLSWDFSKPEVKWFEGAKLNITENCLDRHLYTRGDKTAIIFEPNSPKEKALHITYRELHERVCRFANVLKENGVGKGDRVCIYLPMIPELAVSVLACARIGAIHSVVFAGFSSTALATRINDSDCKMVITSDGSYRGAKTIDLKGIVDEALEECPDVSNVLVAKRINSDINMQEGRDQWLQPLLDEAYHDCDPEIMDAEDPLFILYTSGSTGKPKGMVHTTAGYMVYTAYTFKNVFQYREEDVYWCTADIGWITGHSYIVYGPLCNGATTVLFEGVPSYPDFGRFWEIVEKHKVSQFYTAPTAIRALAKEGIEHLEKHDLSSLKVLGTVGEPINEEAWHWYDDNVGKKKAPIVDTWWQTETGGIMITPIAFATPTKPTYATLPFIGVQPALMDEHGQEIKGNQVDGRLCIKFPWPSMARTIWGNHQRYKDTYFSAYDNMYFTGDGALRDEVGYYRITGRVDDVIIVSGHNLGTAPIEDAINEHPAVSESAIVGFPHDIKGNALYGYVTLKETGESRDHVNLRKEINQIITEQIGPIAKLDKIQFTDGLPKTRSGKIMRRILRKIASNETDNLGDTSTLLNPECVQDIMDNVL is encoded by the coding sequence ATGAGTAATTATCACATAAAACATTTAGAAGAGTACTACCAAGTTTACCGTAAATCCGTCAGAAACCCAGAAAGCTTTTGGGAAGAAATCGCAGAAGAGCATTTTATGTGGCGTAAAAAATGGGACAACGTTTTAAGTTGGGATTTTTCTAAACCTGAAGTCAAATGGTTTGAAGGCGCTAAATTAAACATTACAGAAAACTGTTTGGATAGGCATTTATATACAAGAGGAGATAAAACAGCAATTATTTTTGAGCCTAACAGTCCAAAAGAAAAAGCGCTTCATATTACATATAGAGAATTACATGAGCGTGTTTGTAGATTCGCCAATGTACTTAAAGAAAATGGAGTAGGTAAAGGCGATCGTGTTTGTATTTACTTGCCAATGATTCCAGAATTAGCAGTCTCTGTTTTAGCATGTGCCCGTATAGGTGCGATACACTCTGTAGTTTTTGCAGGGTTTTCTTCAACAGCATTAGCAACCAGAATTAATGATAGTGATTGTAAAATGGTAATCACATCAGATGGGTCTTATCGTGGCGCAAAAACTATCGACTTAAAAGGGATTGTAGACGAAGCTTTAGAGGAGTGTCCAGATGTAAGTAATGTATTGGTAGCAAAACGTATCAATTCAGATATAAACATGCAAGAAGGTCGTGACCAATGGTTACAACCACTATTGGATGAAGCCTATCACGATTGTGATCCAGAAATTATGGATGCAGAAGATCCATTATTTATTTTATATACCTCAGGATCTACCGGAAAACCGAAAGGAATGGTACATACCACAGCAGGATATATGGTATATACGGCGTATACGTTTAAAAATGTATTTCAATACAGAGAGGAAGATGTGTATTGGTGTACAGCAGATATAGGTTGGATTACAGGACACAGTTATATTGTTTATGGGCCATTATGTAATGGAGCAACAACCGTTTTGTTTGAAGGCGTGCCAAGTTACCCCGATTTTGGACGTTTCTGGGAGATTGTAGAAAAACATAAAGTGAGTCAGTTTTATACGGCACCAACCGCTATTAGAGCACTCGCAAAAGAAGGTATAGAGCATCTAGAAAAACACGATTTATCGTCTCTAAAAGTCTTAGGTACCGTCGGAGAACCTATAAACGAGGAAGCTTGGCATTGGTACGATGATAATGTTGGTAAGAAAAAAGCACCAATTGTAGATACTTGGTGGCAAACCGAAACAGGAGGTATCATGATTACACCAATCGCATTTGCTACTCCAACCAAGCCAACTTACGCAACACTACCGTTTATTGGAGTGCAACCAGCATTAATGGATGAGCATGGACAAGAAATTAAAGGAAATCAGGTCGATGGACGTTTATGTATAAAATTCCCTTGGCCAAGTATGGCAAGAACCATTTGGGGAAACCATCAACGCTATAAAGACACGTATTTCTCTGCTTATGACAATATGTATTTTACAGGAGATGGTGCCTTACGTGATGAGGTTGGGTATTACCGTATTACAGGTCGTGTAGATGATGTGATCATCGTATCTGGACACAATTTAGGGACTGCACCAATCGAAGATGCTATTAACGAGCATCCTGCAGTATCCGAAAGTGCAATTGTAGGCTTTCCGCACGATATTAAAGGAAACGCATTGTATGGTTACGTAACTCTTAAAGAAACAGGGGAAAGTAGAGATCATGTCAACCTGCGTAAAGAAATAAACCAAATTATTACAGAGCAAATAGGACCTATCGCTAAGTTGGATAAAATTCAGTTTACAGACGGATTACCTAAAACACGAAGCGGAAAAATTATGCGACGTATTTTACGTAAAATAGCTAGTAATGAGACCGATAATTTGGGAGATACAAGTACATTACTAAATCCAGAATGTGTGCAAGATATTATGGATAATGTATTGTAA